The sequence GATGGTCGGGAAGTACGCCATGGCGCCGCTGACAGGCAAGTCCCTTCCAATCTTGCCTGCCAGGTTCGTCGATGCCGCCCTTGCCACAGGCGTGGTCTACAGCGTTCCCTCGGACGCGCCGTACGACCTCGCCGCCCTCAGGGACATCCAGCAAGGAAGGTATCAGGTCGCGAGACAGGTGAAGGAGCTGGCCGACTCAGTCAAGCCACTCTCCATCATCGCTCTGAAGGGACACTCCGCGCTCCCCGCAGAGGACGCTGTCGCGAAGTCAGGCGCCGTGGACTCGACCGACGCCAAGCTGGACCACGCAACAGCAGAGCTCTACAAAGAGGAGTTCCACAGGGGAGTGATGAAGGAGGGGTCCGGCCCGCTCTCCGGCCTGAGTGTGAGCGAGGCCAAGGAGAAGGCCGTTGAGCTGCTCTCCAAGACGGGGCGACTCACGAAGATATTCGAGCTGCCCGAGAAGGTTGTCTGCAGGTGCGGCACAAGGTGCTACGTCAAGATACTCGAAAACCAATGGTTCCTGAACTACTCCAACCCTGAGTGGAAGGCGAAGACAAGGGAGCTGATCGAGAAGGCGAAGGTCCTGCCCCCAGAGTCCCGCGAGTGGTACTACTCCACCATCGAGTGGCTGAAAGACTGGCCCTCCACGAGAAGGTCCGGGATGGGGACAAAGCTCCCTTGGGACAAGGACTGGATAGTGGAGACACTCAGCGACTCGACCATCTACATGGCGTACTACACGCTGAGCAAGTTCGTGAACAAGGAGAAGGTGGCACCAGAGAACCTGACTCCAGAGGTCTGCGACTACGTCTTCCTGGGCAAGGGGAGCCCGGCGAACGTCGCGAAGGCTGTCAAGCTGACTGAGAAACTGCTGAAGGAGATGCGCACGGAGTTCACCTACTGGTACCCAGTCGACCTCCGCAACTCGGCCAAGGAACTCATTCCAAATCACCTCACCTTCTTCGCCTTCCACCACGCTGCCCTCTTCCCTGAGAAGCTGTGGCCCAAGGGCTTCAGCGTCAACGGCATGATCCTGATCGAGGGGAAGAAGATGAGCAAGACCAGGGGCAACTTCGTCACCTGGAAGACCGCTCTCCAGAAATACGGCCCTGACGCCTACAGGCTGGCCCTCGCGCTCACCGCGGACGGGATGGACGACGCAGACTGGCGGGCGAGGAACGCAGAGGACGCAAAGGTCAGGGTAGAGGCGATCATCCCGTTCGTGAAGAAGAGCCTTAAGGCCTCGGTGAAGAGGGAGAAGAACCAGCTCGACTCGTGGCTGCTCTCCACCATGAACAGGAGGATCGACGCCATCACGCAGGCGATGGAGGAGGTCAAGATGCGCAGGGCAGCGGCCCTAGCACTGCAGGAAGTGTGGAACGACGTACGCTGGTACATCCACAGGAGCGACAAGTCGAGAAAGCAGACCCTGACTGACGTCTTCATCGCCTGGGTCAGGTTGATTGCCCCGTTCACTCCCTTCGTCGCGGAGCAGCTGAACCACGAGCTGGGCGGCAAGGGCCTGGTCTGTCAAGCCGACTGGCCCTCTCTGAAGGACTTCCCAATCGACGAGGAGGCTGAGCTCTCCGAGATAGTCGTCAACAGGGTTTTGGACGACGCCAGGAACGTCCTCAAGGTGGTCAAGGGCCCGAGGTCGAAGTTGAACGTCTACGTCGCGTCCAATCCCGCCCGCAGCTACTTCGTGGAACTTGTGAAAGCGAAGGCGAAGAACGGGGGCGTCGGACCTGTGGTCAAGAAGTTCGTGGGGCTGAAGATTCAGCCAGACCGTGTCTTCAAGCTGCAGTACGAGCTCGGCGAGGAGCTGCTGGGGAGGTTCCTCTCGCAGAACAAGTTCGACGAGCACAAGACGCTCGCTGCGGCCGCTGGTTTCATGTCGGAGGAGCTTGGCATCGAGGTTTTTGTCCAGAAGGCAGACGACCCGAAGCTGCATGACCCGGGAAAGAGGGCAAAGGACGCTCTGCCGATGAAGCCCGCCTTCTACATCGAGTGACTCTGTACTCGAAAAAAGATCAGGACGGCTGGCACGTGCGGAGGATGTCCGCTAGCCGCCAATCCTGAACATCTTCGTTCCGCAGACCGGGCAGGTGCCAGTGGTCGCAGGCTTACCATTCTTCATGGTAATCTTCTGCGGGCCCTTGATTTCCCGCGAAGCCTTGCATTTGACGCAATATCCCATGGTCATTTGAGATGCCTGTCCTCGAGGCGCGCTTCAGGGGTATAAATAACTGAGGCCAAACTATTCTGTCTCTTTGTCTCACTTGAATAGACTCGAAGTGGGGGACAACCGCCTAAACAATAGCTCAAAATTGCATCTTTCAATCACATTTCTGCATCGTTCTCATCGATTGTGTGAACGAAATTACTCGGCAACGACGCAAGATAGGTAGAAAAGAACAAGGTTCCGCCCCTACCTCCCATGGCAGACCCGAAGGAACCTCTGCTCACTACCGTGGCCAAGGTGGGAATCTCAGACGAGTTCGCTGACTTCACGCTTTACGACAGACTGGCGAAGAGGGTCGCCAACAACTCGTCATTCGCCGAGGTCCTCCGCGAGCTTTCTGCAACCGAGAAGAGGCACTACGAATTCTGGAAGAAGTACATCCCAGAGGAGAAGCCCAAGTTCAGCCGAGCCAAGCTCTACTTGGTCCTACTCTTCCAGACAATCTTCGGGCTCACCTTTGCAGTCAGATACCTTGAGAGACACGAATCCACGGTCATCAAGCAGTACAAGTCCGTCGCCGACATTATCCCAGCGGAGGACAAGGAGGCTTTCAGGGAGATCATAAGAGAGGAGGAGCAACACGAGAAGGAGTTCAGGGGGAGGGTTGAGAGCTCCTCCATCCGATACATCTCGTTCGTGGTGCTTGGGCTCGCTGACGCGCTTGTCGAGATTACCGGCATCCACGCTGGCTCGCTCGGGATCTACAACTCGACAGTGATTGCAGGCCTGGCGGGTGTAATCGCTGGCGGTGCAGCGTCGTTGGCGATGGCCTCGGCTGCGTTCGCCCAAGCAAAGCAGGGATTCCAGGGCTCGGCAAGACTCTCGGCTGTCTACACAGGAATCTCGTACTTCGTCACTGCAGTCATCCTGGCAGCGCCGTACTTCCTGACCAGGGTGATGCTGAACGCGCTCTCCGCGTCGCTCTTCTTCGCAGTCGTGATTCTGGCGCTTGCCACCTACTACAGTTCTGTGATTTCGTACAAACCATTCACGAGGGACTTCGTCGAGATTCTGCTGATAATGTTCGGTGTCACCGCCGCCCTGTACTTCTTCGGCTACTTCATCAGGGACCTGACCGGGATAACAATCTGAGCGACCAACCCAGTCCCGCAGGCTTGAAGCGCAGACGGACACTGGTTCGACGCGTTGCGTCCCCACGACCAGGGTTTCGTTGAGGTCCTCGGCTACAGGCTGTTCTTCAGGAGCTTCGGCAGGGACGAGAGGGGGACTGTGCTCTGTCTCCACGGCGGTCCGGGCGCGACCCACGATTACCTGCTCCCCATGGCCGACCTCTCGAACCATGGTTACAGGGTGGTCTTCTATGATCAGCTCGAGTGCGGCAGGTCCTAGGTCCCGAAGGACCACGCGCTCTTCGTCCCGGAGCGCTACGTCGAGGAGGTCGAGCATTTCAGGAGGAGGATGAGACTCGGCAGAGTCCACGTCATAGGTTCGAGCTGGGGCGGAATGCTCGCAATAGCCTACGCGCTGAAGTACCAGCGGAACCTGCTAAGCATAACCACCGTAGGAGGGCTCCATGATGTCCCGCTCACGGTCAGGGAGATGCAGAGGATGAAGGGCCGACTTCCCGAGAGAGTTGTGCAGACCCTTGAGAAGTACGAGGCGAAGGGGGACTACGACAACCCGGCCTACCAGAAGGCTGCGATGGTCTTCTACAGGAAGCACATCTGCAGGCTGAAGAAATGGCCAAGGGAGCTAGCCTATTCGCTTAACCACATCAGCCGGCCAGTTTACCACACGATGAACGGCCCCAACGAGTTCACAATCACAGGCAACATCAGGTACTGGGACGTTACGGAGCAGTTGCGAACAATCCGCGTCCCGACACTCGTAGTCACCGGCGAATACGACGAGGTGTCGCCCAAGGTTGGGAGAGCAATCCACGAGGGCATCCGAGGTTCGAAACTTGTGATATTCCCAGGTTGTTCCCACACGCCCTTCTGGGAGAACCGCGAGGAGTTCATCTCAACAGTCTCGAGGTTTCTTCAGGCAACCTGAAAGTAACCATGGGCAGACATTGACTCGCGTCTGGTCTAGTTACTCGAGAGCGCCCTTCTTGACTCCGACCAGGAGTCCCCTTTTGCCTGTCAAGGACTCGGCCAGATACTCTGCGTCGAACCCGCTCTGCCGCATCATGGCCAGCATCTCCTGCTTTTCGAAGAACCTCATCACATGGTTCGTCTTCAGATACGAGACGCCTTTGTTCCTCTCAGCGATTAGATACCTTTCGTCAAGGAACGAGAATGCTCCCCTCGCCCGGCCGTAGTCCACCCTAACTATCTTGAGTTCTGGACCTACATACATCTTGACATCGGCCGTTTTGTCTCTCCACTTGGATTTCATTATCCATGGCTCGATAATCAACACGCCGCCAGTGTTGGTGTGCTTCGCGAAGTTGTCGATCGCCTTTCGGACTCTCTTCCTCGTCTTCAGGTAACCAATGGCGCTAAACAGGCAAGTCACAACATCGAAGCGCCTCCCGAGGGCGAAGTCTACCATGTCACCCTGCTCGAACCTCCTCCCAGGCACTTCTCTTCGTGCTACCGCTAGCATCTCCCTGCTGTTGTCGATGCCGACGCACTCGAAGTTCCGTCTCAGGTACCTGATGTGCATCCCAGTGCCGCAACCGACATCTAGCAGTGTGCGACAGCGAATTCTGCCACGACTGCGGACAAGCCGATTGACTTTGATTGCCTCCTTACGATAGTCCTTCCAGTGGTAGATTCGGTCATAGTACTTGGCCAATGGGCCATACAGTCCACTCTCTGTTTTCAGGCTGTCCGACGTTAGGTGGAGGCGACGGAATAAGAGTTGTGTGTGGCCCTCACAACGCCCCAACACGGAGGAGGCGGGTCCGGTGGGATTCGAACTCTAATAGGCGTCAAAGCCTCGCTCTGGTAATCATTTTGGAGATAGCCAAGGCGTGGCTTGCTAGCAATTGGGTTGACTTCTACTTGCGATTCCTCGGGTCGTCATTCTCGTCCAAGTAATGGATGTCGAAAGGTTCGTACCCGTAGGCAAGAAAGACGCATTCCTCTGGACAATCGACAATGTATTGCATCTTCCTAGGTAGGAAGAAGAAGCCACCTCGTCCGATTCTGACCTCCTGCCATCCTGTCCGACGAATTATCATCGACCCTTCGATTATTGCTACCCAGACGTCATTCGTATGCCAATGCATTGGCACAGCGTACTTTGCAGGGAATTTCCCGAAGAAGGCGTAGTTGCCCTCTGGAGGATTCCCGAAGACGTTGAAGGAATGGGCACCTGGAGGAAGAGTCTCCTTAGGTTTCCAATGGAAATCTCTTGGGTTGGAAGCCCGCAATGGGTCGCTTTGTGCCATTATCTCGGGTCCGAAGTTTCGGGAAGATTCCCTTTATTCCTTACGATACCCATTCAAAGGCGGGCCCGGTGGGAATCGCATGGAAAACCGTGGCAAGTTCGGACCTGAACTCTCCTAGATCGACCTTCTCATCAGAACGTTGCTTCTTCCGAAGGGGGCGACTTTCTTGAAGCCCTCGCGTTCGAACATCGATACGGTCCCAAACCATACAGCAAGAGCCCCCGACCGGACCGCAGGGTAGCCTTCGACAAGTCCTCCTCCCTTCTTCTCCATGCTGCGCAAGGCTGCCTTCAGCCCGGCAGTCGCTACTCCTTTTCTCCTGAACTTCCTGTCGACGACGAAGCATGTTATTCTCCAAAGTTTCTTACTATCATCTCCAAGGGCGAGCTTCTTGTATTTTCGACCGGCGTCAACCCTAGGCAACTCCTCTTTCGGTCCGTATTGACACCACCCGACAGGTTCTCCCTTTGCGTAGACAAGAATCCCATGTGAACATCTCTCTTTCACGAGTTCCAACTTATCTTCTCGATTCTTTGCGATTCTCTCCTCTCTAGTCAAGCCCATCTTGTCGGCCCAACTTTTCAGAGAGTGCGGTCTCTGATAGTACATGCACCAGCATCCACCCCACTCGCCGGGCTTTTCGAAGAGCCGCTCGAAGTCCGGCCATGTCTCCAGAGATAGCTCCCTGGTGACCAATTTCACTTCCATGTGACTCTCAACTCCTGTGAACCAC is a genomic window of Nitrososphaerales archaeon containing:
- a CDS encoding DUF5679 domain-containing protein codes for the protein MTMGYCVKCKASREIKGPQKITMKNGKPATTGTCPVCGTKMFRIGG
- a CDS encoding proline iminopeptidase-family hydrolase produces the protein MRLGRVHVIGSSWGGMLAIAYALKYQRNLLSITTVGGLHDVPLTVREMQRMKGRLPERVVQTLEKYEAKGDYDNPAYQKAAMVFYRKHICRLKKWPRELAYSLNHISRPVYHTMNGPNEFTITGNIRYWDVTEQLRTIRVPTLVVTGEYDEVSPKVGRAIHEGIRGSKLVIFPGCSHTPFWENREEFISTVSRFLQAT
- a CDS encoding GNAT family N-acetyltransferase; translated protein: MEVKLVTRELSLETWPDFERLFEKPGEWGGCWCMYYQRPHSLKSWADKMGLTREERIAKNREDKLELVKERCSHGILVYAKGEPVGWCQYGPKEELPRVDAGRKYKKLALGDDSKKLWRITCFVVDRKFRRKGVATAGLKAALRSMEKKGGGLVEGYPAVRSGALAVWFGTVSMFEREGFKKVAPFGRSNVLMRRSI
- a CDS encoding class I SAM-dependent methyltransferase; protein product: MAKYYDRIYHWKDYRKEAIKVNRLVRSRGRIRCRTLLDVGCGTGMHIRYLRRNFECVGIDNSREMLAVARREVPGRRFEQGDMVDFALGRRFDVVTCLFSAIGYLKTRKRVRKAIDNFAKHTNTGGVLIIEPWIMKSKWRDKTADVKMYVGPELKIVRVDYGRARGAFSFLDERYLIAERNKGVSYLKTNHVMRFFEKQEMLAMMRQSGFDAEYLAESLTGKRGLLVGVKKGALE
- the leuS gene encoding leucine--tRNA ligase; the protein is MGRTEEYWLKVWTDKRVFEPDPVAGKKKSFVTVPFPYMNGPVHVGTAFTAARVEFYARFKRMQGYNVLFPYAWHWTGQSIVGLSHRLQGGDKNARKAFVDVDGVPEKEVAKFVDPEYLASYYTKVSRQVIRDTGFSIDWRREFRTVDPTYKKFVEWQYLRLRELGYVVQGTHPVVWCSFDKSPTGDHDRMEGEGVSPDEFNLIKFHLGEFALVAATLRPETIYGATNLWVNPDEEYSEARVDGELWVVSSSALTRLAEQKHDVTPVRSFKGSEMVGKYAMAPLTGKSLPILPARFVDAALATGVVYSVPSDAPYDLAALRDIQQGRYQVARQVKELADSVKPLSIIALKGHSALPAEDAVAKSGAVDSTDAKLDHATAELYKEEFHRGVMKEGSGPLSGLSVSEAKEKAVELLSKTGRLTKIFELPEKVVCRCGTRCYVKILENQWFLNYSNPEWKAKTRELIEKAKVLPPESREWYYSTIEWLKDWPSTRRSGMGTKLPWDKDWIVETLSDSTIYMAYYTLSKFVNKEKVAPENLTPEVCDYVFLGKGSPANVAKAVKLTEKLLKEMRTEFTYWYPVDLRNSAKELIPNHLTFFAFHHAALFPEKLWPKGFSVNGMILIEGKKMSKTRGNFVTWKTALQKYGPDAYRLALALTADGMDDADWRARNAEDAKVRVEAIIPFVKKSLKASVKREKNQLDSWLLSTMNRRIDAITQAMEEVKMRRAAALALQEVWNDVRWYIHRSDKSRKQTLTDVFIAWVRLIAPFTPFVAEQLNHELGGKGLVCQADWPSLKDFPIDEEAELSEIVVNRVLDDARNVLKVVKGPRSKLNVYVASNPARSYFVELVKAKAKNGGVGPVVKKFVGLKIQPDRVFKLQYELGEELLGRFLSQNKFDEHKTLAAAAGFMSEELGIEVFVQKADDPKLHDPGKRAKDALPMKPAFYIE
- a CDS encoding VIT1/CCC1 family protein translates to MADPKEPLLTTVAKVGISDEFADFTLYDRLAKRVANNSSFAEVLRELSATEKRHYEFWKKYIPEEKPKFSRAKLYLVLLFQTIFGLTFAVRYLERHESTVIKQYKSVADIIPAEDKEAFREIIREEEQHEKEFRGRVESSSIRYISFVVLGLADALVEITGIHAGSLGIYNSTVIAGLAGVIAGGAASLAMASAAFAQAKQGFQGSARLSAVYTGISYFVTAVILAAPYFLTRVMLNALSASLFFAVVILALATYYSSVISYKPFTRDFVEILLIMFGVTAALYFFGYFIRDLTGITI